In Vibrio atlanticus, the following proteins share a genomic window:
- the metE gene encoding 5-methyltetrahydropteroyltriglutamate--homocysteine S-methyltransferase, with the protein MTTTTHILGYPRIGEKRELKFTLEKYWRGEIDQSELKQTGSELRNRNWNVQADANLSFATAGDFAWYDHVLTTTLLLGHVPKRHAGGSEDEKAFPDLDTLFRVGRGQSQVQSTCCGGSHTSNDVTKDSSAASDMTKWFNTNYHYIVPEFSKDDSFEVSWPQLFDEVNEAIKAGHKVKPVLLGPLSYLYLGKEVEDGFDRLSLLPRLLTAYQAILAKLSKLGVEWVQIDEPILALELDNQWVDSFKLAYQVIQGDVKLLLTTYFDSVTDTLDKIVDLPINGLHIDLAAAPQQLDEVVNKLPEDWVLSAGAINGRNVWRADLAAQLELLQPVKDKLGDKLWIASSCSLLHSPVDLELEETLSEEVKSWFAFAKQKVTEVSLLGAALDGDQKAILACETYSQPIVARKSAIHVNKPQVQARINTITKALAERSAPYAERAAHQSEVLGLPLLPTTTIGSFPQTGEIRLQRSAYRTGKLNEAEYTTALKGHIADAVKRQEALDLDVLVHGEAERNDMVEYFAENLAGFQTTKFGWVQSYGSRCVKPAIVVADIEREKPMTVEWSTYAQSLTSKQMKGMLTGPVTILCWTFPREDISRKEITNQLAFALRDEVSDLQDAGINIIQIDEPAIREGLPLKKRDHAEYLEWAVDAFKISAASAKPETQIHTHMCYSEFNEIIDSVAALDADVITIETSRSNMELLKAFEEFNYPNAIGPGVYDIHSPNIPSEEWIVDLLKKAAEKIPAERLWANPDCGLKTRNWAETEAALTNLVSATKTLRKEWGSAEA; encoded by the coding sequence ATGACGACAACAACGCATATTCTTGGCTACCCACGTATCGGTGAAAAACGCGAACTCAAATTCACTCTCGAGAAGTACTGGCGCGGTGAGATCGATCAATCTGAGCTCAAGCAGACCGGCAGTGAATTAAGAAATCGTAACTGGAATGTACAAGCTGACGCGAATCTAAGCTTTGCAACTGCGGGTGACTTCGCATGGTATGACCATGTACTAACTACGACTCTACTTCTAGGCCACGTTCCCAAGCGCCATGCTGGTGGATCAGAAGATGAAAAAGCCTTCCCAGATTTAGATACCTTGTTCCGCGTTGGTCGTGGTCAGTCTCAAGTTCAATCTACTTGCTGCGGTGGTTCGCATACGTCGAATGATGTCACTAAAGACAGTTCAGCTGCTTCTGACATGACCAAGTGGTTCAACACTAACTATCACTACATTGTTCCTGAGTTCAGCAAAGATGACTCTTTTGAAGTAAGTTGGCCTCAACTGTTTGATGAAGTGAATGAAGCGATTAAAGCAGGACACAAAGTTAAGCCTGTACTCCTTGGGCCACTCTCTTACTTATACCTAGGCAAAGAAGTGGAAGATGGGTTTGACCGCTTATCTCTACTTCCTCGCCTTCTTACCGCGTATCAAGCCATTTTGGCAAAGCTCTCAAAGCTTGGCGTAGAGTGGGTCCAAATTGATGAGCCAATCCTGGCTTTGGAGCTTGATAATCAGTGGGTAGATTCATTCAAGCTGGCTTACCAAGTGATTCAAGGCGATGTAAAACTACTACTTACCACTTACTTTGATTCGGTCACAGATACATTAGATAAAATCGTAGATCTGCCTATCAACGGCTTACATATCGACTTAGCAGCAGCACCGCAGCAACTCGATGAAGTGGTTAATAAACTACCGGAAGATTGGGTACTTTCTGCGGGTGCAATCAATGGACGCAATGTGTGGCGAGCTGACTTAGCCGCGCAGCTTGAGTTACTGCAACCTGTGAAAGACAAACTAGGAGATAAGCTTTGGATCGCAAGTTCATGTTCATTGCTGCATAGTCCTGTTGATTTGGAGTTAGAAGAAACGCTTAGCGAAGAAGTGAAGAGTTGGTTTGCCTTTGCAAAACAGAAAGTGACCGAGGTGAGCTTGTTGGGTGCGGCGTTAGACGGCGATCAAAAGGCCATTTTGGCGTGTGAGACTTACAGCCAACCAATTGTTGCCCGTAAGAGCGCGATTCATGTGAACAAGCCACAAGTTCAGGCTCGTATCAATACCATTACCAAAGCACTGGCAGAACGCAGTGCTCCATACGCAGAGCGTGCAGCGCATCAGTCTGAAGTTCTCGGCTTACCGCTGTTACCAACCACAACCATTGGTTCGTTCCCACAGACAGGAGAGATTCGTCTTCAGCGTAGTGCTTACCGAACTGGCAAACTGAATGAAGCGGAATACACAACCGCATTGAAAGGTCATATTGCTGATGCGGTTAAACGCCAAGAAGCCTTAGATTTGGATGTGCTTGTGCATGGCGAGGCGGAACGCAATGACATGGTGGAGTACTTTGCAGAAAACCTAGCAGGCTTCCAAACCACTAAGTTTGGTTGGGTACAAAGCTATGGCTCTCGCTGCGTGAAACCGGCGATTGTGGTTGCGGATATCGAGCGTGAAAAACCAATGACGGTCGAGTGGTCGACTTATGCGCAATCCCTGACCTCGAAACAGATGAAAGGCATGCTGACCGGACCAGTCACTATTCTATGTTGGACATTCCCTCGTGAAGACATCTCACGCAAAGAGATCACTAACCAACTGGCGTTTGCTCTACGTGATGAAGTGTCTGATTTACAAGACGCAGGTATTAACATAATCCAAATCGATGAGCCTGCTATTCGCGAAGGTTTGCCTTTGAAAAAACGCGACCATGCAGAGTACTTAGAATGGGCAGTGGATGCCTTTAAGATCTCAGCGGCGAGTGCTAAACCAGAAACTCAGATTCATACCCATATGTGTTATAGCGAGTTCAACGAGATCATTGATTCAGTGGCCGCGCTAGATGCCGATGTGATTACCATTGAGACTTCTCGCTCGAACATGGAATTGCTGAAAGCGTTTGAAGAGTTTAACTATCCGAATGCGATTGGACCTGGCGTTTATGATATTCACTCGCCAAACATCCCTTCAGAAGAGTGGATTGTAGATTTACTTAAGAAAGCGGCAGAAAAAATACCTGCAGAACGTTTGTGGGCAAACCCTGATTGCGGATTAAAGACTCGTAACTGGGCAGAGACAGAAGCGGCACTTACTAACTTAGTTTCGGCGACGAAGACACTGCGTAAAGAGTGGGGATCCGCTGAGGCATAA
- a CDS encoding GspS/AspS pilotin family protein, translated as MKKWIIGSLAIALLAGCSSSSEQDKQRQLEMMAHHRAGVLSAGLPIEYGPLSIMRVLAKNTVVEIMMIYNQDAKGAKPLNQVVDMSVNSYCTNSEVRANLDMGLAYNIKIRNTRGQLMVEKLISKETCQSSS; from the coding sequence GTGAAAAAATGGATTATTGGGTCACTGGCTATTGCCCTACTCGCAGGCTGTAGCTCATCAAGTGAACAAGACAAACAAAGACAGTTAGAGATGATGGCTCACCATCGTGCGGGCGTTTTATCTGCCGGCCTACCTATTGAGTATGGTCCACTCTCTATCATGCGTGTGCTAGCAAAAAATACTGTCGTCGAAATCATGATGATCTACAACCAAGATGCAAAAGGTGCTAAGCCTTTAAACCAAGTTGTAGATATGAGTGTGAATAGCTACTGCACCAACTCTGAAGTAAGAGCTAACCTCGACATGGGCTTAGCTTACAACATCAAAATTCGCAATACACGCGGACAACTGATGGTTGAAAAGCTGATCAGCAAAGAGACTTGCCAGAGCAGCAGCTAG
- a CDS encoding YciI family protein has protein sequence MWYVIFSQDVENSLEKRLSVRPQHLERLQTLHDEGRLLTAGPMPAIDSDNPGEAGFTGSTVIAEFNSLEDAQAWADADPYIAAGVYQNVIVKPFKKVF, from the coding sequence ATGTGGTACGTAATTTTTTCTCAAGACGTCGAAAACTCATTAGAAAAACGCCTAAGTGTTCGCCCACAACATCTAGAACGCCTACAAACACTTCACGATGAAGGCCGACTGTTAACAGCAGGCCCAATGCCAGCCATTGATTCAGATAACCCTGGCGAAGCAGGCTTCACAGGCTCTACTGTTATTGCTGAATTCAACTCTTTGGAAGACGCACAAGCATGGGCTGATGCAGACCCGTACATCGCTGCTGGTGTCTACCAGAATGTAATTGTTAAACCATTCAAGAAAGTATTTTAA
- the yciA gene encoding acyl-CoA thioester hydrolase YciA has translation MTIQSTLNPIGSLLLRTLAMPSDTNAAGQIFGGWIMSQLDLAGGILAKEISNGKIVTVSVSSIEFKQPVSVGDVVCVYGDCTKIGRSSMNIDLEVWVKPVLDHGIGDRYKVCGATFNYVAVDESGKPRPIKK, from the coding sequence ATGACTATTCAATCAACTTTGAACCCGATTGGTTCTTTACTTCTTCGCACTTTGGCGATGCCTTCTGATACCAATGCAGCAGGCCAGATTTTCGGTGGTTGGATAATGTCTCAACTGGATCTGGCTGGCGGAATATTGGCTAAAGAGATCTCAAACGGAAAAATAGTCACCGTGTCAGTATCAAGCATCGAATTCAAACAGCCAGTGTCGGTTGGCGATGTAGTCTGTGTTTATGGCGACTGCACCAAGATTGGTCGCAGCTCGATGAATATCGACCTAGAAGTATGGGTTAAGCCAGTACTTGATCACGGCATTGGTGATCGCTATAAAGTTTGTGGCGCGACATTCAACTACGTTGCTGTAGACGAAAGCGGTAAACCTCGCCCAATCAAAAAATAG
- a CDS encoding septation protein A, giving the protein MKQILDFIPLIIFFALYKMYDIYTATGALIVASTVQIILTYIIYKKVEKMQIITFLMVAVFGGMTIFLHDDNFIKWKVTIVYALFAIGLTVSHLMGKSAIKGMLGKEISLPEAVWGKINWAWTLFFTLCAILNVYVAFNLPLDVWVNFKVFGLLIATFAFTLLTGVYIYKHLPKDTLPSKDQETQDDKQQELSGKNTDEK; this is encoded by the coding sequence ATGAAGCAAATTCTTGATTTCATTCCTCTCATTATTTTCTTTGCGCTTTACAAGATGTACGACATCTACACGGCTACAGGTGCATTGATTGTTGCTTCCACAGTACAAATCATTTTGACGTACATCATCTACAAGAAAGTAGAAAAAATGCAGATCATCACCTTTCTAATGGTTGCCGTATTTGGTGGCATGACCATCTTTTTGCATGATGACAACTTCATAAAATGGAAAGTGACCATCGTTTATGCGCTATTTGCTATCGGCCTTACAGTCAGTCACCTAATGGGCAAATCAGCGATTAAAGGCATGTTGGGTAAAGAGATCTCTCTTCCTGAAGCAGTATGGGGCAAGATCAACTGGGCTTGGACTCTGTTCTTCACATTGTGTGCGATCCTCAATGTTTACGTTGCTTTCAACCTGCCATTGGATGTGTGGGTCAACTTCAAAGTGTTTGGCTTACTGATCGCTACTTTTGCATTTACCTTACTAACGGGCGTTTATATCTATAAACATTTACCAAAAGACACGCTTCCGTCAAAAGATCAAGAAACACAAGACGATAAGCAACAAGAGCTCTCAGGTAAAAATACCGACGAGAAATAA
- a CDS encoding LysR substrate-binding domain-containing protein, whose amino-acid sequence MNRTLPSTKTLLAFLSTARHLNFTRAAHELNVTQGAVSRQVLSFEESLGCDLFYRHARGLSLTPKGEELVPLIQDTIQQLQSALNQIASSPSKIKLNAPSCITSWLLPKLMSFQQAYPEIDVELTSTIKHVFEPSFDPFDAVITYGKKPNQQSIISQLLFNEQLAPVCQAQSITQSHLVNDASTIIKPHQLAQYTWLHANNEQSDWRLWLEHIGSHDLSSKNNQQFATLDQAMNAAIQGFGIAIGDITLAKQDIDLGRLVKVSEGSVFSGNGYFLLQPKNRQNTSLSTLVDWLVD is encoded by the coding sequence ATGAATCGCACACTTCCTTCAACCAAAACCTTGCTCGCATTTTTGTCTACGGCAAGGCATCTCAACTTTACGCGCGCGGCACATGAGCTCAATGTTACGCAAGGTGCAGTGAGTCGTCAGGTATTGTCGTTTGAAGAAAGTCTTGGCTGCGATCTTTTCTACCGACATGCTCGCGGGTTGTCATTAACACCTAAGGGAGAAGAACTGGTTCCGCTGATTCAAGATACCATCCAACAACTGCAATCGGCGTTAAATCAAATTGCCAGCTCTCCATCGAAGATCAAGCTCAACGCACCAAGTTGTATCACCTCTTGGCTACTGCCTAAGTTGATGTCTTTTCAGCAAGCCTATCCTGAAATTGATGTCGAACTCACGTCGACCATCAAGCACGTCTTCGAACCAAGCTTTGACCCGTTTGACGCCGTAATTACCTATGGTAAGAAGCCAAACCAGCAATCGATTATCAGCCAGTTATTGTTTAACGAGCAGCTAGCGCCCGTTTGCCAAGCGCAAAGCATTACGCAAAGCCATCTTGTCAACGACGCGTCGACCATCATCAAGCCACATCAGCTCGCCCAATACACTTGGTTGCACGCCAACAATGAGCAGAGTGATTGGCGGCTTTGGTTGGAACACATAGGCAGCCACGACCTTTCAAGCAAGAACAACCAACAATTCGCGACGCTCGATCAAGCGATGAACGCAGCCATTCAAGGGTTTGGTATTGCCATAGGCGACATCACACTGGCCAAGCAAGATATTGATTTGGGTAGATTGGTGAAAGTGAGTGAAGGCAGTGTCTTCTCTGGAAATGGTTACTTCTTACTGCAACCCAAGAATCGACAAAATACATCTTTATCTACGCTGGTTGATTGGCTCGTCGATTAG
- the hisC gene encoding histidinol-phosphate transaminase — protein MTSFIDSLVPQAVKKLIPYQSARRIGGDGRVWLNANELESPLFQGEASHNRYPDFLPQDIAKAYQDYCGTDAATVAVRGADEAIDLLIRTFCKPASDNILICSPTYAMYEFCADALAINTLDSPLQEDFSLNVADIVNKAELANIVFLCSPNNPTGNVIPKLDLIQVLEGTIGKSLVVVDEAYIEFEPQTSAVSLIARYPHLVVIRTLSKAFGLAAVRCGFILASQNVMQYVAKLIPPYPMPDCSSQIVLDALSDERIALMESATLKLVELRNRFACELTRFEFIEQVYPSSTNFVLLRQKPGHHVFSVLAKDGIVTRNQNHEPALRNCVRISIGSQESMLEVITSLTRYQTELQQNQQDQQKRQEQQEQYIETQTQLDKDHI, from the coding sequence TTGACATCTTTTATTGATAGCTTAGTGCCTCAGGCTGTAAAAAAATTAATACCTTATCAATCGGCAAGAAGAATTGGTGGTGATGGACGTGTCTGGCTAAACGCTAATGAATTGGAAAGCCCGCTGTTTCAAGGAGAAGCAAGTCACAACCGATACCCGGACTTCTTACCACAAGATATTGCTAAGGCTTACCAAGATTACTGTGGCACTGATGCCGCGACGGTTGCTGTCCGTGGTGCAGATGAAGCGATTGATTTGCTGATCAGAACATTCTGTAAACCGGCGAGCGATAACATACTTATCTGTTCTCCAACGTATGCGATGTATGAGTTTTGCGCCGATGCATTGGCGATTAATACCTTAGACTCTCCATTGCAGGAAGACTTCAGCCTTAATGTTGCTGATATCGTGAATAAAGCGGAATTGGCTAATATCGTGTTTCTTTGCTCACCAAACAACCCTACGGGCAATGTGATCCCTAAATTGGATTTGATTCAGGTACTGGAAGGCACGATTGGCAAGTCGCTAGTGGTAGTCGATGAAGCGTATATCGAATTTGAACCACAAACGTCAGCGGTGAGCCTTATTGCGCGTTATCCGCATTTGGTTGTGATTCGCACCTTGTCTAAGGCGTTTGGGTTGGCTGCGGTTCGTTGTGGCTTTATCTTAGCGAGTCAAAATGTGATGCAGTATGTCGCGAAGTTGATTCCACCTTATCCGATGCCAGATTGCTCATCTCAAATTGTACTAGACGCATTGTCTGATGAACGAATTGCGTTGATGGAAAGCGCGACGTTAAAGTTGGTCGAATTGCGTAATCGGTTTGCTTGTGAGCTAACGCGGTTTGAATTTATAGAACAGGTTTATCCGTCATCGACCAATTTCGTTTTGCTACGTCAAAAACCGGGGCACCATGTGTTTAGCGTATTGGCGAAGGATGGCATTGTGACAAGGAACCAAAACCACGAACCTGCTTTGCGTAACTGTGTACGAATCAGTATTGGTAGCCAAGAGAGCATGCTAGAAGTGATAACGTCACTAACACGCTACCAAACCGAGCTGCAACAGAATCAACAAGATCAGCAGAAGCGACAGGAGCAACAAGAACAATATATAGAAACTCAAACTCAACTCGATAAAGATCATATCTAG